Below is a genomic region from Fusobacterium canifelinum.
AAGATACATATAATTTCTTAGATGGATTAGAACAAAGATATGGTGTTGAAGCTGTTGGAACTAGAGAAAATGTAGTATTCCAAAAATTAAATGGAATAGGTAAAAACGAAGAAGCATTATTCTTCCAAGCAACAGATGAAATGATGGGACACCAATATGCTAATACTCAACAAAGAATTAATGCAACAGGAAATATCTTAGATAAAGAGTTTGACTATTTAAGAAGTGAATGGCAAACAGTTTCTAAAGATTCAAATAAAATTAAAACATTTGGAGCTAAAGGAGAATACAAGACACAAACAGCTGGTGTAATTGATTACAAATACAATGCTTATGGAGTGGCTTATGTTCATGAAAATGAAGATATTAAGTTAGGAAGAGGTATTGGATGGTACACAGGTTTAGTTCAAAATACAATTAAGTTTAAAGATATTGGAAACTCAAAAGAAGAACAATTACAAGGTAAAATTGGAATGTTCAAATCAGTTCCATTTGATGATAACAATAGCTTAAACTGGACAATATCTGGAGATATTTTTGCTGGATATAACAAGATGAAGAGAAGATTCTTAGTAGTGGATGAAGTATTTGGTGCAAAAGCTAGATACTATAACTATGGAATTTCAGTAAAGAATGAAATAGGAAAAGAATTTAGACTAAGTGAATCATTCACATTAAGACCATATGCAGCATTAGACTTAGAATATGGAAGAATCTCTAAGATAAGAGAAAAATCTGGAGAAGTTAAATTAGAAGTAAAACAAAATGATTACATTTCTGTAAAACCAGAAATAGGAGCAGAATTAGGATTCAAACATTACTTTGGAGCTAAGACATTCAGAGTTGGTTTAGGAGTAGCTTATGAAAATGAACTAGGAAAAGTAGCAAATGGAAAGAATAAAGCAAGAGTAGCTGATACATCTGCTGACTGGTTTAATATCAGAGGTGAAAAAGAAGACAGAAGAGGAAATGTTAAATTTGACTTAAATTTAGGACTTGACAACCAAAGATATGGAGTAACTGCAAATGTAGGATATGATACAAAAGGTGAAAATATAAGAGGTGGACTAGGACTAAGAGTAATATTCTAAAATTTTAATATCTCTCAAATAAAAAACTCTCTCTTGATAGAAATATCAAGGGAGATTTTTTTATTATGTTTTAATAAAAAAATGATTGACAAAAGCCTTTCAATATTATAAAATTTCCTGTATTTAAAATATAAATGTTAAGGGAGGAATGATAGGTGAAAAGGAAAAATTTTGAATTTCCAACAGCTTATACAGTATTATTTTTAATTTTAATTTTGGTAACAGTGTTAACACATGTTATACCAGCAGGAAAGTATAATAGGCTGTCCTATCAAGAGAGTACAAATGAGTTTGTAGTAGAGACATATGGAAATGGAAATATAAATTTAGAAGCAACACAAAAAAATTTAGATAAATTAGAGATTAAAATAGATGTAAATAAATTCATAGATGGCACAATAAAAAAACCTATGGCTATTCCAAATACCTATGTTAAGTTAGATGGAAAAGCACAAGGTTTGAAAGAATTAATTATAGCACCAATTTCAGGTATAGCTGAATCAATTGATATAATAATATTTGTTCTTATTTTAGGGGGAATAGTAGGTATAGTAAATAAGACAGGGACATTTAATATAGCAATGAAAGCTATTTCACAAAAGACAAAGGGAAAAGAATTTTCACTTGTTATAATAAGTTTTATTTTCTTTGCAGCAGGAGGAACAATATTTGGATTTTGGGAAGAAACAATCCCTTTCTATTCAATATTGATGCCATTATTTCTAATAAATAATTTTGACCCATTAGTTCCAATGGCAACTATATTCTTAGGCTCAGCAGTAGGTTGTATGTTTTCAACAGTAAATCCTTTTTCAACTATAATTGCCTCAAATGCAGCAGGAATATCTTTTAATGAAGGTTTAAAGTTTAGATTTGTAGCTTTAATTATATTTTCAATAATATCATTGCTATATATTCATAGATATATTAAAAAAGTTAAAAAAGATCCAAATACTTCTCTTGTTATAGAAGAACAAGAAGAAATAAAAGAGAAATTTTTGAAAGATTATAGCCAAGAAACTAATATTAAATTTGACTGGAGAAAAAAGATAATATTATTTTTATTTGTTTTTCAATTTGTGGTTATGATATGGGGAGTATCTTCACTAGGTTGGTGGTTTCAAGAAGCAGCTGCAATGTTTTTTGGGGTTGCAATAATTATTATGTTTTTATCTGGACTTAGTGAAAAAGAAGCAGTAAATGGTTTTATCTCAGGAGCTTCAGAAGTTGTTGGAGTTACTTTGATTATTGGTTTAGCAAGAGCTATAAATATTATAATGGAAAATGGGATGATTTCAGATACTTTACTTTTTTATTCATCTAATGTAGTTGCTGAAATGGGTAAAGGTTTATTCTCAATAGTAATGTTATTAATTTTTGCATTTTTAGGAATCTTTATTCCATCAACATCTGGTTTAGCTGTACTATCTATGCCAATACTAGCTCCACTTGCTGATACAGTAGGTTTATCAAGAGCAGTTGTTGTTGATGCATTTACTTGGGGACAGGGAGTTATACTATTTATAACACCAACTGGTTTAATATTTGTTGTGCTACAAATAGTAGGAATACCTTATAATAAATGGCTGAAATTTGTTATGCCACTTTTATTAATTGTAGCAATATTAGTAATTGCTATTTTATATGTAAGATCAGTATTTTTTTAATAATAAAAAAGCCAATTATAAAGATTTTAAAATTTATAATTGGCTTTTTATTTTATAATTTTGCTAAAGCTTGTTCAATATCAGCTATAATATCGTTTATATTTTCAATACCAACATTGATTCTTACTGCTTCTGGAAGCACACCACATTTAATTAAATCTTCCTCACTTAATTGTCTATGAGTAGTGCTTGCAGGATGTAATAGACAAGTTCTTGAATCTCCAACATGAACAACAGCTCTTATCCATTCTAAGCCTTTAATAAATTTTTCAGCTCCTTCTCTACCACCTTTAACACCTACTAAAATTACACCACTACCACCTTTTTCTAAATATTTTTTAGCATTTTTATAAGCATAGTGGCTAGGTAATGTAGAGTATTTTACCCAAGCAATATTTGGATTTTTTTCTAAAGCAGTAGCTAGTGCTAAAGCATTTTCACTATGTCTTTCCATTCTTAAATGTAGAGTTTCTAAACCTCTTAATAGAATAAAAGCATTAAATGGGCTTAAAGCAGCTCCCATATCTCTTAGAATATTTGCTCTTGCTTTTATAATGTATGCAAGATTTCCAAATGTTTTATAGTAACTCATATTATGATAACTTACATCAGGTTCAACTAACATAGAGAATTTTCCATTATCCCAGTTATAGTTTCCACCATCAACAATAACTCCACCTAAAACACTTCCTTGTCCATCTATATATTTAGTAGCAGATTGGACAACTATATTTACTCCATAAGAAATAGGAGTACATAGATATGCAGTAGCTAAAGTGTTATCAATTATTGTTGGAACATCTTTTTCTTTTGCAATTTTAACTATTTTTTCAAAATCTAAAGTGTTCATTTCAGGATTTCCTAATGTTTCTCCAAATAATATTTTTGTATTTTCTCTGAATGCAGCTTTAAATTCCTCTTCACTAGCTTCAGGATTTACAAAAGTAGTTTCAATACCATAGTTTTTTAATGTTGAAGCTAAAAGAGTTATAGTTCCACCATATAAAGTAGATACTGCAACTATATGGTCTCCTGCCTTACAAATAGTAAGTATTGCAGCAGTTGTAGCAGCTTGTCCTGATGAAAAAGCTAAGGCTCCAACACCTTTTTCAAGTATAGCCATTTTATTTTCAAAAGTAGCAACAGTTGGGTTGCTAAGTCTTGAATAAAAATATCCTAATTTTTTTAAGTCAAATAATTCTGCCAATGTGTCAGGGTTAGTATAATTAAAAGTTGTACTTTGAACTAGAGGAACTGTTCTTGATTCTCCTTCTTCAAATTCTTCTAATGATTGTACTAATTGAGTTTCTATTTCTAATTTTTTCAAATCTATAGACATATTTTAACCTCCCAATAATTTTCTAAAATGCTGGAACAACAGCTCCATTATATTTTTCATTAATAAATTTTCTAGCTTTTTCACTATTTAAAGCTTTAGCTAATTTTTTAATATCTTCATTGTTTTGATTCTTTTTTCTTGTAACTAATACATTCACATAGGGTGAATTTTTATCTTCTAAAAGTATAGCATCCTTACTTGGAATAAAACCTGCTTGCAAAGCATAGTTAGCAGTTATTATTGCTCCATCAACACTATCCAAAGTTCTTGGTAGTAAAGCAGCATCTAACTCTTGAAATTTTAATTTTTTAGGATTTGATACTATATCTACTGGTGTAGCAAGTAAATTTTTAGGGTCTTTTAATTTTATAATTCCATTGTTATGTAATAATATTAAAGCTCTACCTTCATTTGTAGAATCACTTGGAATGGCAATTTTAGCCCCAATTTTTAAATCTTTTATAGATTTTATTTTAGTAGAATAAAGCCCTATTGTTTCAACATGTACTTTAGTTACTGCAACTAAATCAGTCTTTTTTTCTTTTTGCATTATTAAAGTTAAATGTGGTAAATGTTGCCAATAGTTAGCATCTAGTTCTCCATCAATTAAAGCTTCATTTATAGTAACAAAGTCTGTAAATTCAACAATTTTTAAATCTACTCCTTCTTTCTTTAAATCACTTTTTAAATAATTTAAAAGTTCAGCATGAGGAACAGGAGTTGCTCCTACCTTCAAAGTTCCTGCAAATATATTAGCTGATATCAAAATCCAAGTAAAACAATGTAATAATATTTTTTTCATAATTTCTATTTTCTCCTTTCTAAATATAGATTCTAATAAAAAATCTCTATTACTACCGAGTAACAGAGATTGGTTAAAAGTCTTTTTAGTGACTCCATCTATCTGGAATTAGCACCACATCTAATGACAGGTTGCTGAAACTTCATAGGGCCAGTCCCTCAGTTTCTCTCGATGGTTATTAATTTATTATTTTGAGTAATGATACATCAAAAACAAAAATTTGTCAATAGCTTTTATTTAATTGTTTTCTATTTTTAAGGCTCTAAAAGAATTTAAAACTGCAAGTATAGTTACACCTGTATCAGCAAAGACTGCCATCCACATATCTGCAATACCTAAAGCACTTAAAATCAATGCAATAGCTTTTACTCCAAAAGCTAAGGCAATATTTTGCATAGCAATTTTCATAGTTTTTTTAGAACTTTTTATTGCAGTTACTATCTTACTAGGTTCATCAGTCATAATAACAACATCAGCAGCTTCTATTGCAGCATCTGAGCCCATAGCCCCCATAGCTATCCCAACATCTGCTCTTGCAAGTACAGGAGCATCATTTATACCATCACCAACAAAAACTACATTTCCCTTAGAATTTTTATTTTCTATAATTTCTTCAAATTTACTTACTTTATCTTGTGGTAAAAGATTAGTGTAAATTTCATCAAGTCCTAAATCTTCTCCAACTTTTTTACCTACTTTTTCAATATCACCAGTAAGCATAATAGATTTTTTTACTCCTACATCTTTTAAACCTTTTATTGCTTTAGAAGCATCTTTTTTAATTTCATCAGAAATAACTATGTATCCAGTAAATTTATTATCTATTTCCACATAAAGAATTGTTCCGATATCATCAATAATAAGGTCACTAGGAACATTTACTAATTTTTCATTTCCAACAAGTATTTTTATACCATTGATAATAGCTTCTATACCTTTACCAGAAATTTCTTTAATACTATTTATAGAGTTTTTATCAATTTCTCTATTATAATATTTTTGTATAGATTTTGATATAGGGTGGTTTGATCCTGATTCAGCCGTAGCAACAAGTGAAATAAATTCATTTTCTTTTATGTCTTTATCAACAACTACAGCTTTTTGAACATTAAATACTCCTTTAGTCAATGTTCCAGTTTTATCAAGAACAACTGTATCAACTTTTGATAATATTTCTAAATAGTTTCCACCTTTTATTAGAATCCCTGCTCTTGAAGCAGCTCCTATTCCACTAAAAAAACTTAAAGGAACAGAAATTACAAAGGCACAAGGGCAAGATACAACTAAAAATGATAAGGCTCTAAATATCCAAAGCCTAAAATTATACTCTCCACTAATGATTGGTGGTAAAATAGCAAGTAACACTGCTAAACTTATTACTATTGGTGTATATATTTTTGCAAATCTTGTTATTAATCTTTCAGAAGTTGATTTTTTAGCAGCAGCATTTTCAACTAAATCTAAAACTTTATTGACTGTTGAATCAAAATATTCTTTTGTAACTTTTGCTAAGATTAAAGCATTTAGATTTATACAACCACTTAATATAGTTGCTCCTTCTCTCACTTCAACAGGAAGAGATTCACCAGTGAGTGCTGAAGTATCAAGAGTAGTTTCTCCCTTTATAATAATGGCATCAAGAGGAACTCTCTCCCCAGGTTTGATTTCAATTGTTTCATCAATTTGCACTTCATCAGGATCAACTTTTATAGATTTATTATCCCTGATAACATTTGCATACTCAGGTTTAATATCCATCATATCTGCAATAGATTTTCTTGATTTATTGATAGCATAACCTTGAAATAATTCTCCAACTTCATAAAAAAGCATAACTGCAACAGCTTCTGGATATTCGCCTATCATAATAGCTCCTAATGTTGCAATTGTCATTAGAAAATTTTCATCAAAAAAATCTCCCTTTTCAACATTCTTTACAGCTTTTAAGACGGTATCTTTTCCGAGTAATATATAGGCTACCAACATTAAAATAAGTTGTAAAGTTTGAGACATTCTTACAAATAATGCTATTGCAAATAATATAGCAGAAATAATGATTATTACTTCCTTTTTCTTTTTCATTTTACACCAACCAATCACCTTTTATATTTATGCTTTCACCATATTTACGTCAGGTTCAACTTCATTTATAAGTTTTTTAACTTTTTCTACAATATCTCCAATGTTTTCATCAACACTTTCAAGAGTCATCTTAGTAGTCATAAAATTGATTACAACAGATTTTACACCTTCTAATTTAGAAACTTTTTCTTCAATTTTAGCTGCACAGTGAGCACAATTTAGTCCTTCTAACTTAAAAACTTTTTTCATATTATTCATCTCCCTTTTTATCTTCTTGTATATGTATTAAACCTTGTTCAAAAATTTCTTTTACATGATTATCTGCTAAAGAATAAAGAACTTCTTTTCCAGATTTTCTAAATTTTACTAAATCAGCTTCTCTTAAAGCTCTTAGTTGATGAGATACTGCCGATTTTGTCATATTTAAAACATTAGCTATATCACAAACACACATTTCACTTACATCTAATGCCCAAAGTATTCTGATTCTTGTTCCATCTCCTATAACTTTAAAGAAATCTGATAAATCTCCAAGAAGCTCATCATCAGGGAATTTCTTTTTTACTTTATCCACTAATTCTTGATTAACACTATCACAATCACAGGAATTTACAGTTTTAGTTGTTTTCATAATTCACCTCTTTAATATCAATTAAATTTATATAATAATTGATTACTTATTCAACTATATTATAATTGAATATATACTCAACTGTCAAGTATTTTTTTATTATTTTTATAAAGAATTAAAAATAACATAGAAATAAAAGAAAACATGTTATAATATAAATAATAAATATTTTAGACTAAGGGGGTAGTTATGAAAAGAATACCAATAGGACTAAGTAATTTTAAACATTTAATAGAGGAAGATTTTTATTATTTTGATAAGACAAAATTTATAGATGAAATAATACAAGATGGAGCACAGGTAAAACTATTTACCAGACCAAGAAGATTTGGAAAAACATTAAATATGTCAATGTTAAAGTATTTTTTTGATATAAAAGAGGCAGAAGAAAATAGAAAAATATTTAAAGATTTATATATAGAAAAAACAGAATCATTTAAAGAACAGGGACAATACCCAGTAATATTTTTATCATTAAAAGATTTAAAAGCAAGAACTTGGGAAATAATGGAAAAAGATATAAAATCAACAGTTGCAAGTTTATTTTCTGAATATAAATATCTATTAAAAGATTTAGATAAATTTGATACTATTACATTTGAAAATGTTATTATGAAAAATATAGAACTGGAAAATTTAAAGGAAATATTAAAATTTTTAACAAAAATTCTATATGAAAAATATAATAAAAAAGTGATAGTATTGATAGATGAGTATGATAGCCCTTTGGTATCAGCCTATACAAATGGATATTATGAAAATGCAAAAGATTTCTTTAAAACTTTTTATAGTTTAGTTCTAAAAGATAATAATTATTTACAAATGGGAGTTTTAACTGGAATAATAAGAGTAATAAAGGCAGGAATATTCTCAGATTTGAATAATTTAAGTACCTATACAATATTAAGTGATGATTATACAGATAGTTATGGATTAACAGAAGAAGAAGTAGAGAAAAGTCTTAAAGATTATGGAATAGAAGCAGAAATCTCAAATGTAAAAGATTGGTATGATGGATATAGATTTGGGGATAGTGAAGTATATAATCCTTGGAGCATAATTAATTTTTTAAGATTTAAAGAACTAAGAGCTTATTGGGTGGATACATCAGGAAATGACTTAATAAATGATGTATTAAAAAAAATAACAAAGGATACAATAAGAGCCTTGGAAAGATTATTTGATGGAGAAGGCTTAAGGCAGAATATATCAGGAACATCAGATTTATCAAAATTATTAAATGAAAATGAATTATGGGAACTATTGTTATTTAGTGGATACTTAACAATAGAAGAAAAAATAGATCAAAAGAATTATATATTAAGGTTACCAAACAAAGAAGTAAAAGAACTCTTTAAAGATAGTTTTTTAGAAAAATATTTTGGAAGAGGAAATAAGTTATCAGATTTAATGGAAGCTCTAACAGAAAATAAAATAGAAGATTATGAAGAAAATCTACAAGAAATATTATTAACTTCAGTAAGTTATAATGACACAAAAAAAGGAAATGAGGTATTTTATCATGGACTAATAATGGGAATGGGCTTATATTTAGAAGGAGAATATATAACAAAATCAAATATAGAAAGTGGTTTAGGAAGATATGATTTTTTAATAGAACCAAAGAATAAAAGTAAAAGAGCCTTTATAATGGAATTTAAGTCAACAGATAGTATAGAAAAGTTGGAAGAAATATCAAAAGAAGCTTTAAAACAAATAGAAGATAAAAAATATGATATATCATTAAAACAAAATGGGATAAAAGAGATAACATACATAGGTATAGCATTTTGTGGAAAGCAAATAAGAATATCTTATAGATAAAAAAAGCTAGGAACTATCCTAGCTTCTTTCTTTATATAAAGGTAAATTATATTTTCTAAAAATTTCTTCTGCTTTTTGAATCTGTTCTTTATTTGGTGTGGGAGTGTCTTTTAACTTATATTCTCTATTAGTTTTTTCCCATTTATAAATAGCCATTTGATGAAATGGAAGAATATCAACTCTTTTAACAACATCAAATTGCGAGACAAATTTTGCCCAATCATCTAAGTCTTTATCATCATCTGTATAACCTGGTAAAAGAACATACCTTATCCAAGTAGGTTTATTAATTTCTTGTAAATATTTTATAAAATTAAGAGTAGGTTCTAAGTCAACAGAGGTAAGATTTTTATACATTTCTTTATCTATATGTTTTATGTCTAATAAAACTAAATCTGTATATTCTAAAACTTTTTTTGCTTGCTCATTAAAAATGTATCCAGAAGTATCAAGAGCAGTATGTATTCCACTTTCTTTACAAAGTTTAAAAACTTCTAATACAAAAGATGATTGTAATAAAGGTTCTCCCCCAGAAATAGTTATACCTCCACTTAAAAAGGCTTTAACTTTATTAAGTTCTGTTAAGACTTCTTCTGGAGTATAGATATAGTTTTTATCTTTCAATTCCCAAGTATCTACATTGTGGCAATATAGACATCTTAAAGGACAACCTTGCATAAAAACAACAAATCTTATTCCAGGACCATCTTTTGTTCCAAAAGATTCAAGTGAATTTATATAACCTTGCATAATTATCATTTCCTTTTAATTAATGTAAAGGGGAGAAAAATTCTCCCCTATTTATTTTATTACATTTTATTACTGATAGTTCTGTTTATAACATCTAATTGTTGTTCTTTTGTTAATTTGATAAAGTTTACTGCATATCCAGAAACTCTTATTGTAAGTTGTGGATAATTTTCAGGATGTTCCATAGCATCTTCTAATAATTCTCTACCAAATACATTTACATTTAGATGGTGTCCAGTTTGTTTAAAGTATCCATCAAGAAGTCCAACTAGGTTGTTTTTCTTTTCATCATCTGTTTTTCCTAATGTTTCAGGAGTTATAGCAAATGTATAAGAAATTCCATCATTTGCATCTTCAAATGGTAACTTAGCAACTGATGCTAGAGAAGCAACTGCTCCTTTAGTATCTCTTCCATGCATAGGGTTTGCTCCTGGTCCAAATGGAGCTCCTGCTCTTCTTCCATCAGGAGTGTTTCCTGTTTTCTTACCATAAACAACATTTGAAGTTATTGTAAGAACTGATTGAGTAGGTTCAGCATCTCTATACATTTTGTGACTTCTAATTTTATTCATAAATGTTCTAACAACTTTAACTGCTAATTCATCAGTTCTATCATCATTATTTCCAAATGGAACATAAGGTTGTTCAACAACATAATCAACAGCATCTCCATCTTCATCTCTTATTACTCTTACTTTACCATATTTGATAGCAGCAAGTGAGTCAGCAACTATTGAAAGTCCAGCTATACCACAAGCTTCTGTTCTCTTAATATCTAATGAATGTAGAGCCATTTCTAATGCTTCATAAGAATATTTATCATGCATGAAGTGAATAATATTTAATGCTTTTACATAAGTTGAAGCAAGCCATGTAAGCATTTTATCATATTTTTCCCAAACTTCATCAAATTCTAAGTAGTCACCAGTAATCTTTTCAAATTGTCCAGCAGGAGTTACTTGTTCTTTCTTTAATTCATCTTTACCACCATTTATAGCATAAAGTAATGCTTTAGGTAAGTTAGCTCTTGCTCCAAAGAATTGCATTTGTTTTCCTATAGCCATAGGAGATACACAACAAGCTATTCCATAGTCTTCACCAAATTGTGGTCTCATGATATCATCATTTTCATATTGTAATGAAGAAGTATCTATTGAAACTTTAGAGCAGAATTTTTTCCAGTTTTCAGGTAATCTTTCACTCCATAAAATTGTTAAGTTAGGTTCAGGAGCTGTTCCTAAATTGTAAAGAGTATTTAAGTATCTAAATGCATTTTTAGTTACCCAAGATTTACCATCATTATTCATACCACCTATTGATTCAGTTACCCATACTGGATCTCCAGAGAATAATTGATCATATTCAGGAGTTCTTAAGAATCTTACAATTCTAAGTTTCATGATAAAGTGGTCTATAAATTCTTGAGCTTG
It encodes:
- a CDS encoding YfcC family protein; this translates as MKRKNFEFPTAYTVLFLILILVTVLTHVIPAGKYNRLSYQESTNEFVVETYGNGNINLEATQKNLDKLEIKIDVNKFIDGTIKKPMAIPNTYVKLDGKAQGLKELIIAPISGIAESIDIIIFVLILGGIVGIVNKTGTFNIAMKAISQKTKGKEFSLVIISFIFFAAGGTIFGFWEETIPFYSILMPLFLINNFDPLVPMATIFLGSAVGCMFSTVNPFSTIIASNAAGISFNEGLKFRFVALIIFSIISLLYIHRYIKKVKKDPNTSLVIEEQEEIKEKFLKDYSQETNIKFDWRKKIILFLFVFQFVVMIWGVSSLGWWFQEAAAMFFGVAIIIMFLSGLSEKEAVNGFISGASEVVGVTLIIGLARAINIIMENGMISDTLLFYSSNVVAEMGKGLFSIVMLLIFAFLGIFIPSTSGLAVLSMPILAPLADTVGLSRAVVVDAFTWGQGVILFITPTGLIFVVLQIVGIPYNKWLKFVMPLLLIVAILVIAILYVRSVFF
- the pflB gene encoding formate C-acetyltransferase, whose translation is MEAWRGFKSGEWQNSIDVSNFIKHNYTEYLGDESFLEGPTENTKKLWDILSGMLKIEREKGIYDAETKIPSKIDAYGAGYISKDLETIVGLQTDAPLKRAIFPNGGLRMVENSLEAFGYKLDPTTKEIYEKYRKSHNAGVFSAYTPAIKAARHTGVITGLPDAYGRGRIIGDYRRVALYGVDRLIAERKREFDAYDPEEMTEDVIRDREEMFEQLEALKALKRMAAAYGFDIGRPAETAQEAIQWTYFGYLGAIKDQNGAAMSLGKTAGFLDVYIERDLKEGRITEKQAQEFIDHFIMKLRIVRFLRTPEYDQLFSGDPVWVTESIGGMNNDGKSWVTKNAFRYLNTLYNLGTAPEPNLTILWSERLPENWKKFCSKVSIDTSSLQYENDDIMRPQFGEDYGIACCVSPMAIGKQMQFFGARANLPKALLYAINGGKDELKKEQVTPAGQFEKITGDYLEFDEVWEKYDKMLTWLASTYVKALNIIHFMHDKYSYEALEMALHSLDIKRTEACGIAGLSIVADSLAAIKYGKVRVIRDEDGDAVDYVVEQPYVPFGNNDDRTDELAVKVVRTFMNKIRSHKMYRDAEPTQSVLTITSNVVYGKKTGNTPDGRRAGAPFGPGANPMHGRDTKGAVASLASVAKLPFEDANDGISYTFAITPETLGKTDDEKKNNLVGLLDGYFKQTGHHLNVNVFGRELLEDAMEHPENYPQLTIRVSGYAVNFIKLTKEQQLDVINRTISNKM
- a CDS encoding heavy metal translocating P-type ATPase — translated: MKKKKEVIIIISAILFAIALFVRMSQTLQLILMLVAYILLGKDTVLKAVKNVEKGDFFDENFLMTIATLGAIMIGEYPEAVAVMLFYEVGELFQGYAINKSRKSIADMMDIKPEYANVIRDNKSIKVDPDEVQIDETIEIKPGERVPLDAIIIKGETTLDTSALTGESLPVEVREGATILSGCINLNALILAKVTKEYFDSTVNKVLDLVENAAAKKSTSERLITRFAKIYTPIVISLAVLLAILPPIISGEYNFRLWIFRALSFLVVSCPCAFVISVPLSFFSGIGAASRAGILIKGGNYLEILSKVDTVVLDKTGTLTKGVFNVQKAVVVDKDIKENEFISLVATAESGSNHPISKSIQKYYNREIDKNSINSIKEISGKGIEAIINGIKILVGNEKLVNVPSDLIIDDIGTILYVEIDNKFTGYIVISDEIKKDASKAIKGLKDVGVKKSIMLTGDIEKVGKKVGEDLGLDEIYTNLLPQDKVSKFEEIIENKNSKGNVVFVGDGINDAPVLARADVGIAMGAMGSDAAIEAADVVIMTDEPSKIVTAIKSSKKTMKIAMQNIALAFGVKAIALILSALGIADMWMAVFADTGVTILAVLNSFRALKIENN
- a CDS encoding O-acetylhomoserine aminocarboxypropyltransferase/cysteine synthase family protein, with product MSIDLKKLEIETQLVQSLEEFEEGESRTVPLVQSTTFNYTNPDTLAELFDLKKLGYFYSRLSNPTVATFENKMAILEKGVGALAFSSGQAATTAAILTICKAGDHIVAVSTLYGGTITLLASTLKNYGIETTFVNPEASEEEFKAAFRENTKILFGETLGNPEMNTLDFEKIVKIAKEKDVPTIIDNTLATAYLCTPISYGVNIVVQSATKYIDGQGSVLGGVIVDGGNYNWDNGKFSMLVEPDVSYHNMSYYKTFGNLAYIIKARANILRDMGAALSPFNAFILLRGLETLHLRMERHSENALALATALEKNPNIAWVKYSTLPSHYAYKNAKKYLEKGGSGVILVGVKGGREGAEKFIKGLEWIRAVVHVGDSRTCLLHPASTTHRQLSEEDLIKCGVLPEAVRINVGIENINDIIADIEQALAKL
- a CDS encoding ArsR/SmtB family transcription factor, with amino-acid sequence MKTTKTVNSCDCDSVNQELVDKVKKKFPDDELLGDLSDFFKVIGDGTRIRILWALDVSEMCVCDIANVLNMTKSAVSHQLRALREADLVKFRKSGKEVLYSLADNHVKEIFEQGLIHIQEDKKGDE
- a CDS encoding AAA family ATPase codes for the protein MKRIPIGLSNFKHLIEEDFYYFDKTKFIDEIIQDGAQVKLFTRPRRFGKTLNMSMLKYFFDIKEAEENRKIFKDLYIEKTESFKEQGQYPVIFLSLKDLKARTWEIMEKDIKSTVASLFSEYKYLLKDLDKFDTITFENVIMKNIELENLKEILKFLTKILYEKYNKKVIVLIDEYDSPLVSAYTNGYYENAKDFFKTFYSLVLKDNNYLQMGVLTGIIRVIKAGIFSDLNNLSTYTILSDDYTDSYGLTEEEVEKSLKDYGIEAEISNVKDWYDGYRFGDSEVYNPWSIINFLRFKELRAYWVDTSGNDLINDVLKKITKDTIRALERLFDGEGLRQNISGTSDLSKLLNENELWELLLFSGYLTIEEKIDQKNYILRLPNKEVKELFKDSFLEKYFGRGNKLSDLMEALTENKIEDYEENLQEILLTSVSYNDTKKGNEVFYHGLIMGMGLYLEGEYITKSNIESGLGRYDFLIEPKNKSKRAFIMEFKSTDSIEKLEEISKEALKQIEDKKYDISLKQNGIKEITYIGIAFCGKQIRISYR
- a CDS encoding MetQ/NlpA family ABC transporter substrate-binding protein; the encoded protein is MKKILLHCFTWILISANIFAGTLKVGATPVPHAELLNYLKSDLKKEGVDLKIVEFTDFVTINEALIDGELDANYWQHLPHLTLIMQKEKKTDLVAVTKVHVETIGLYSTKIKSIKDLKIGAKIAIPSDSTNEGRALILLHNNGIIKLKDPKNLLATPVDIVSNPKKLKFQELDAALLPRTLDSVDGAIITANYALQAGFIPSKDAILLEDKNSPYVNVLVTRKKNQNNEDIKKLAKALNSEKARKFINEKYNGAVVPAF
- the pflA gene encoding pyruvate formate-lyase-activating protein gives rise to the protein MQGYINSLESFGTKDGPGIRFVVFMQGCPLRCLYCHNVDTWELKDKNYIYTPEEVLTELNKVKAFLSGGITISGGEPLLQSSFVLEVFKLCKESGIHTALDTSGYIFNEQAKKVLEYTDLVLLDIKHIDKEMYKNLTSVDLEPTLNFIKYLQEINKPTWIRYVLLPGYTDDDKDLDDWAKFVSQFDVVKRVDILPFHQMAIYKWEKTNREYKLKDTPTPNKEQIQKAEEIFRKYNLPLYKERS
- a CDS encoding cation transporter; the protein is MKKVFKLEGLNCAHCAAKIEEKVSKLEGVKSVVINFMTTKMTLESVDENIGDIVEKVKKLINEVEPDVNMVKA